The Chaetodon auriga isolate fChaAug3 chromosome 20, fChaAug3.hap1, whole genome shotgun sequence genome contains the following window.
aaagcaaaaaaaaaaaaaaaaaaaaaagctaaaacgTCACAATAAGAAATGCTGTTAACAGGTAGGATTTTTACTTACACCAAAGCAAGGTCAAAGAAGATGCGGAAGGGATGAGGAATATGGCGTACACGGCACCTATATGCAATAGACTCATCAATATGACATTTTTCCATACGATTATCCTGGCAGGTTTGGGGCCTTCTTTCTCCCTGTACGTATGATCAAACACGTCTTCTCTGGTGGCCTCTGGAAGAACATTCCCGTTGCTGGACTTGTGCTGCTTCTTCTCCAACGCCTCCGCCTCCGTCATCGTGGCAGCGGCTCGGTGATGCTCTGAGCGGCGAAGAAAGCGGAGAGAAATCGGTCATGTCGGGTGTTTGTTTGACGGGCTAATGTCACGGAGGCTAAAACACCTTCGCACGGTGAATGTTAATTATTTCTGtgcttgctagctagctaagctagctggcgCTGCTGGTGAGGGTGAGGATGGTCATGTAACGATGATGCTGATTTCTAGCTGACATACGACATTTGCTGCGCTGCGTAACACTGATATTACACCTGTGGGACAGAAACATGGCGGATAAATAACTCACCAAAGACCGGCAGACGAGTGGAAAGGAGATCTGGCGTGTTAACGGGAGACGAAGCTTCCCTGCTTCACCCAAAACTACAGTAACCTAGAAAAGAGAGTGATAGTCAGCTCCGCAGCGGACGAATCAATAAGAGCCGGAGCTCGAGGTGCGACTGACCAATCACCGCTCGGATGCCGCCTCAACCTCGGACGCTGATTGGCTGTCTGTTTATCTGCTGTTCACCTTTTATTCATTCTCCTGCCAGATGTAGCATATATTTACCTCCCctggagagcagctgctgctgtctagACACGTACTGAGTTACGCGCGTCCATGTTTCCGTTCACACGTGGATTAAAACGAGTAGAGCAAGTGTGAAATTCAACGATGAAACTGGAACAAAACAAGTTACTGTACAGCAAATCCAGTGGCagaggaccccccccccccccccccccccccccatccaccCACACGGGGAAATACAGAGATGCTTGTTCTGTGACGTCACCACAATCCCCTCCAAAAAActtagaaataaagaaaaatcagaTGATGGGAACATAACGTAACATTAGAGCTGTTGAGCGCTGAATATTGATTGAATTATAGATTTATAATACCCCTCATGAGAACAATTTTGTCTCTATAAACTATGGTTATACAGTGATTTATCATCATGTTCTGAATTCTGATCTAAaaatcaatatatatatatatatatatacaagaCTATGACTGGTGttgtgaaacacacagtctgaggTGACGTTGAAATGAGGAGACAGTTCTACGGCACGGGAGCCAAATTAAAGAGGGTTGATTTAAACATTCGCCTGCACGGGGCCGCTTTTGGAAACAGACgttttgtctccatctagtggagaAACGAGGCAGCGCAGAGAGCCGGCACCGCGTTCACATCGCGCAAATAGGGCTAGCCGCTTTATTAAACCTCAGGTGTTCCAGACACCTGCAGCGAAAACGGTGACACGCGGACAAATTTACGTTGCCAACTGACACTCGGTTTAATTGCAGCATCCATGTGACGTCATCACCAGGCGCCTTTATTTACTTCTGGTCCAGTTAGCCGCTGCCCCCGTTGCCCGCTGCAATGGAAGTAAACAGGGACGAGGCGGAGCGCTGCATTGACATTGCAACTGCGGCGTTGACCGGCGGCCAGCCGGAGAAGGCGCAGAGGTTCCTGGAGAAGGCGCAGAGACTCTTCCCGACAGAGAAAGCGAAGGGTGAGTTCAAACGGCGGAGCCGAAGCAAGCGGCGCTTCAGCTGCGGAGGTGCGCTGCATCATCACCGGCAGCATCACCTGCATCCCGGATGAGCTCTGCGGCGCATGTAGCCGGGGCCTTCGATAGCACACGAGCTAGCTGGTTTAGTATCTTTGTTCATCATCCCAGCGGATTTATATCATAATGTTGTCATTTCGAGATACATTAAACTGCTCCTGATGgttttttttatgaattattATGTACATCTGCTCAGCATGGATCAGATGCGTTCAGGGTGTCAGTGATAGCACTTGTCATCAGTTGCTTCTCCGTTAGATAGCTAAACCTATCCGAAGAGTGGGCACAAAGACTCCCAGAATCCAGATCTCAAAGAGCCATTCCCACGTTTTATCATTCAAATCACTGGTTTTACTCATACATATGTCCATACCTGTATGCTATGACCCGCCTCACGTCATATGACATGTGCCACACGCTCTggaaatgcatgtgtgcacacatccATTATCCACAGTCATTACACATTTCGATTGCAGCAAACAATTACAGCAGCTGCAATCAGCTGAGTGCATCCTGGATGAATGTCCATCACCAATAAACAACTTGGCATGGtgcattttgaatgttttaataTATAACATGTAGGTGTGCGACAGTATTGGATATGAGATTTGGATTCTTATGGTATAAATCATGGATATTTGGTCTGAAGGACTATATGGCAGTGAGTGAAGACATTCTTTCTGTTCCAGTTGAGCTGTTTTCTCGTGCTCCACATCATCTCTGTCTCAAAAATTTCCTTTTTAATCCCTAACATGCTGTAACACCAATATGCAGTATTATCAATATTGTGGTATGTAGTAGTGCACCAACTTAAATGCATGTATTAAAAAGACATTATATTGCTTATATATTAtactttctgtttcatttcctgtaaataaacatgaataGATGTTGATGTTTAGGCATTTGGTCTCAAATTATGTGATATCTGGGTTTTGTTATGAAAATCACTGCAACCTATGGGTTAAATTGGaacattttttcaattttaattaGAGTTTGCTCAGAAAATCCAGATGGAAAAAAGACCACAGGCAGAGAAACCAGAGCCTGCAACACAAGATAGATATTAATGTGAGATTCCTAAAGGgcaccacagctgctgctctgacaatATTGTATTAATGGCCTGATGTAGCTGCTGTAGTTATCTAATAATAACACTTTCTGTGCTCGAGGGGACTGTGTTACAGCCTCTGCTGATGTGAGGGACTCGTGCAGGGAATTCAAGTGTATTTTAGGTGCTTGTCTGGATATTTTCTAATGTTCACATCACTGGTATTGTGTCCCTTCTAGTACTGCTGGAGCTAATAGCAAAGAATGGATTCACGCCGAGACAAGGCGGCCAATCAGACTTCGGTGGGGTCTCGGGGCCTCGACAGCGGCAGACCAACAGTGAGAATACAAGACCTGAAGAAAAGCCTTCAGACACTTCAAAAGCCTACACGGCAGATCAGCTTGATGCTGTGAGGAGGTAAGGCAGAAAATCATGGGACTCTGGTGTCCGTTTGATGGAATAATTTACTCCTGACACCGAGAATCACGTCTTCTCCACACAGGATAAAACAATGTAAAGACTTCTATGAAATTCTTGGGGTCCAGGCAGACGCCTCCGAGGATGAGCTCAAAAGATCATATAGAAAACTTGCTTTGAAATTCCATCCGGACAAGAATCACGCTCCAGGCGCTACGGAGGCATTTAAAGGTGACCAGCATAAACGTGACCCCATCACTTAATTAATAATTATGGTTACAGAATGTGTGTTTTAGCCCCTCTTTGTGCTCAGCCATAATCTCATAATGTCTTCTTTCCTGCAGCTATCGGGAATGCGTACGCTGTTCTGAGCAATGCTAACAAAAGAAGACAGTACGATCAATGTGGAGACGAGAGGAGGCATCCTTCCAGACAAGGCCCAGACAATGAGAACTTcgagccagatatttcccctGAAGACCTCTTTAATATGTTCTTCGGAGGAGGTTACCCCTCAAGTTAGTGTCACTGTTTTCATGCTAAGCTTGTGATATTGTTATGGTAATGCTCTTTATGATCTGTCTGTTAACATGTGCATTATTAATATAGGCAATGCTAATGTGTACACTAATGGGCGGATGCGTTACCCGAGGCGAGAGAGAAGGGAGCGACCGCGAGATGTGAGTTATTATTAGAGCTCCTGCAAACTGCAGATATCCAAATAGTGTAATGTAATTGTTAAACAGCAGGGGGAGACGTTGAGTCATCTGTAATTTGACCTTTGAGGCTCATTCAGTAACACTCAAGTGTCTTTCagagatttttaaaacaaagcaatCACAGTGTGCTGAATGATTCAGCTGCTGAGGTCTtgacactgacatgttttctctgcagggagGCCTCGCTCTCTTCGTGCAGGTCATGCCCATCCTCATCCTGGTTATTGTGTCAGCCCTCAGTCAGATCATGGTCAACAGCCCCGCTTACAGCCTCAGCTTCAGGCCGTGAGTGTCATCAGTTCTGAATGCCTGCCGGATGTTAAACAACAGTACCGACTGTTCATGACCACGCTTCAAATGTCACTGATTTATAGATGAACCAGCCCAAAATTAGGTTTCATAATCTTTGCAGCTTCCTAAAACAGACGCATTGTATTGAGTTTTGAGTGTCTTCATTGGTTTAGAAAGGGCATCTTGATTCTGCCTCGTCATTTCCAAATATTCACAGGCCTCCTCTGTGCTTGCGAGGACTGCCGGCTCCATGTGTCTGGCCTCTctccatgtttttatttcagataCACTTCTGCAGTTTCTGGCCCGTCTGCGAGCCATTATCAGCCGTGAGTCACATTAGCAGAGACAGACGGTGCCGGATCTGTCATCCTCGCGCTGCGTTCGGTCATGTGATATCTCTCCCACACTCTGTCCCGTCTTGGCTCAGGTCAGCAGGTTACACGCAGAAGAGGCTGACTGAGAACCTGAAGGTGCCATATTATGTGGGGGAGCATTTCTCCAAGGAGTTCACCGGAGTGAATCTGAAGAACCTGGAGCGGACGGTGGAGGATGATTACGTTTCCAACCTTCGCAACAATTGCTGGAAGGAGAAACAACAAAGTATGTTTGCCAGGACAACAAAtcgtgcttgtttgtttgttaatttAACCCAGAGTATTGGCCGCAATTATCAGTTCTGGGAAAATGATTAAAGGCGTATTCTGGTTTTTATTACCCCTCATATATCTTTCATGAATTGTCTCTCTTGTTTCCTGCAGAGGAAGGCATGCTTTACAGAGCTCGCTATTTTGGAGACACTGATCTGTACCAAAGAGCACAGAGGGCTCGCACACCAAGCTGCGCCAAGCTGTCCGAGATCGCGGCTTCATTACACGGTTGATGCTGCTTTCATGATAAAAAGCAAGTCCTCCAGACTGAAgcatttctctcctttctgaACGCATTTTGTCGTGAGTCCCCGCATGTTTCAGTTCACAGaagttaaaaaaatgttttcttctttctgtctccaggtTTCCAGAATCAACACAAAAGATTTTTGGCTGTAAATAGATGAGCTTTAACAATCTGGAGACTGACGATGACTCAAcgagcaacacaaacaaaccagcaCCAATCTGCATCAAACTGACCACACGAACTGGTTTACACCGTTTCTGTGGAATTTTAGtatgtgaaatgaaaatatataaagttaaaataatattttgaaaTGGAAAAGCCACTTAAAATAGCTTGTCCTCCTGACAAGAATGGGGTTTGGAAAACCGCCAAGCCCCACTTTCGACTGGGAGCCATTGAAGCTGACAGAGGTCACTTCATGGTTTTTGTGAGAATGCAATATGAAACCCGAACATAGTGAGGTTAGATATAGTCGTACAGATGTTATTTATGTAGCAGTTGACTAGATACCACAGCGAAtgcttcctctttcattttatgCAGTCAAATCGGTGGAGGAGACGCGTTTGAGGGGGATTTGCTGATTTGACTTCAAATGCACATTCTGAAACTATGCAGGAATAATGTGAAACCTCTGATGAATATATGCTCATGTCTAAGGTTTGTCAGACACTTGAACACCTGAGATTTGTCTCCttctgcagggtgtgtgtgagataacAATTAGGAAATGTCCCTTTACACTTTGCATCCTTTAACTGTTTGAAAGATAGACTTCTGTCGTGGAACTTTATgacacttcaaaataaaagccaagaGAACGAGAGACGTGCCTACCCACAAAGTGGGACTTTAACAGGTTCTAGTTTTGGAGCGTTATGTCTCTGTCATCTGTTGGAAAAAGCAATTGTTGTCACACTTTTTAAGTTTATAGTAtgctatttattttttgtattatttatttgagaAATGGATTGTCGGACTAAGAAGTCAGTACTGATATTGCTCACTTTTTCCACCTTGTTTTTACTCCCGgatgaaaataaatatggatGCTTAAATGTGTTGGTGGTGACTCATCTCTCCGAGCAGGACAAGCACAGAATGTGGAAACAAAAGCTCAGTCAGCACATTCGGCACATCAGGTCCGTCCGCCGGCTGACCGTGACTGGGAGCTGGAAACATGGCTTTGTGCACGTTCACATTTTTGGGCGACGTGCAGCATGTGCCGGGCAGGAACTGCAGCACCACATTCTTTCACCGCAAATGTACTCAGCTGTGTTTGGCAGCAGCTGAACCTCTGCCGTCTACTGTTTGACTTACCAGATTTTGTTATTGCTAATTTGCTTTAAGTTTTGAAGCTTATTGTTTTGCATGACGTGGCTGACTCATGTCTGTCAGCCCATCTGATTCTGCACTGCAACGGGTATTTTAGTATTCTAGCAGTTTGTCAGCTTCATATTTTGCAGAATCAAACACACTTTTGCCTCATACAGTCACTGTTTCCACTGGAAACCTGGATGTAAAACTGCAGATGGATGATGATTATCTCACCAGCCtcatgaaagaaaacaggaaaagagaattgttaaaaaaaataatttattttgcaATCATGAAAGTACAAAAACAGTGCAATGATATGAGTATTTgaatgtcaaataaataaaagttgaaAGCAGGACAGGTCTACACAGATACAAGATCAAGTTACAATAGAAATCGTAGCCGCAGCT
Protein-coding sequences here:
- the dnajb12b gene encoding dnaJ homolog subfamily B member 12b, with translation MEVNRDEAERCIDIATAALTGGQPEKAQRFLEKAQRLFPTEKAKVLLELIAKNGFTPRQGGQSDFGGVSGPRQRQTNSENTRPEEKPSDTSKAYTADQLDAVRRIKQCKDFYEILGVQADASEDELKRSYRKLALKFHPDKNHAPGATEAFKAIGNAYAVLSNANKRRQYDQCGDERRHPSRQGPDNENFEPDISPEDLFNMFFGGGYPSSNANVYTNGRMRYPRRERRERPRDGGLALFVQVMPILILVIVSALSQIMVNSPAYSLSFRPSAGYTQKRLTENLKVPYYVGEHFSKEFTGVNLKNLERTVEDDYVSNLRNNCWKEKQQKEGMLYRARYFGDTDLYQRAQRARTPSCAKLSEIAASLHG